One region of Olleya sp. Hel_I_94 genomic DNA includes:
- a CDS encoding CdaR family protein, whose product MQKLKLKILGLFKSKKINIFLLFFVLAFSILVLTKLSKVYTATLAFKVKPKDISDTHVIVNSNNPELDITIQTTGFNWLRYAIKRPELDINFKTDISKKDSTLIWSVSKGFSNINKQFDKEEKIISINPDTLLFRFDVNDVKYVPIILDSKIQYAKGYNTLDTLKTVPDSVKLIGPSSVLKTISKVKTQYLELKEVKSDVNKTLLLQLDSLNKNIKTNITQAKLMVNVSKFSEGVLDIPIQIINIPEGVKVNYFPKQVSLSFTTSLEKFNTIKSEDFNIVCDYNDASGNTTLAPKLIKQPNNVKNIRLLQQKIEFIITE is encoded by the coding sequence ATGCAAAAACTTAAATTGAAAATATTAGGATTGTTTAAAAGTAAAAAGATCAATATATTTTTACTGTTTTTTGTTTTAGCTTTTTCAATTTTAGTTTTAACAAAATTATCTAAAGTATATACAGCCACATTAGCCTTTAAAGTAAAACCTAAGGATATTAGTGATACGCATGTAATAGTAAATTCAAACAATCCAGAGCTTGATATTACAATACAAACTACAGGTTTTAATTGGCTTAGGTATGCTATTAAAAGACCAGAATTAGATATTAATTTTAAAACAGACATTTCAAAAAAAGATTCAACTTTAATTTGGAGTGTTTCCAAAGGGTTCTCAAATATTAATAAACAGTTTGATAAAGAAGAAAAGATTATCAGTATTAATCCGGACACACTACTTTTTAGATTTGATGTCAATGATGTAAAATATGTACCAATAATCTTAGACTCTAAAATTCAATATGCTAAAGGGTACAACACTTTAGATACTTTAAAAACTGTACCAGATAGTGTTAAGTTAATTGGGCCAAGTTCTGTTTTAAAAACAATTAGTAAAGTAAAGACTCAGTATTTAGAATTAAAAGAGGTGAAATCCGATGTAAATAAAACGTTGTTACTGCAATTGGATAGTTTAAATAAAAATATTAAAACCAATATAACGCAAGCTAAGTTGATGGTTAATGTTTCTAAATTCTCTGAAGGCGTTTTAGACATTCCAATCCAAATAATTAATATTCCGGAAGGAGTAAAAGTTAACTATTTTCCAAAGCAAGTGTCATTAAGTTTTACCACAAGCTTGGAAAAATTTAATACAATAAAGTCAGAAGATTTTAATATCGTTTGCGATTATAACGATGCTTCTGGAAATACAACTTTAGCACCAAAATTAATTAAACAGCCAAATAATGTTAAAAACATTAGGTTATTGCAACAAAAAATTGAATTTATAATTACAGAATGA
- a CDS encoding glycosyltransferase, whose product MELSFSFIIPVYNRPIEIEELLESFLTLKGNYSYEIVIVEDGSTITSKAIVDKYIDKLDISYYFKSNSGPGDSRNFGMQHAKGNYFIILDSDCLLPSHYLQEVEASLKLNYVDCFGGPDKAHHSFSNLQKAIDFSMTSVITTGGIRGNKSSLDKFQPRSFNMGLSKLAFEATKGFGNIHPGEDPDLSIRLWDLGFKTTLFPEAYVYHKRRISWSKFYKQVNKFGSVRPILNKWHPQTKKITYWFPTMFFIGVIIALFLTLFNLFLPLYLVLFYYCLIFIVAVLKTKNIIIAFQALLAVSIQFFGYGYGFLKSTILLHFKSEKPEVIFPHLFFKN is encoded by the coding sequence ATGGAATTAAGTTTTTCGTTTATTATACCTGTTTATAATCGTCCTATTGAGATTGAAGAGCTATTAGAAAGCTTTTTAACCTTAAAAGGTAACTATAGCTACGAAATTGTAATTGTAGAAGATGGATCTACAATTACGTCTAAAGCTATCGTAGATAAATACATAGATAAGCTTGATATATCCTATTATTTTAAGTCAAATTCAGGACCAGGAGATTCCAGAAATTTTGGAATGCAACACGCTAAAGGTAATTACTTTATTATTTTAGATAGCGATTGTTTATTGCCTAGTCACTACTTACAAGAGGTAGAAGCTAGTTTAAAACTTAATTATGTAGACTGTTTTGGCGGACCAGATAAAGCACATCATTCGTTTTCAAATCTTCAAAAAGCTATAGATTTTAGTATGACGTCTGTAATTACAACAGGAGGCATTAGAGGTAATAAATCTAGTTTGGATAAGTTTCAACCTAGAAGTTTTAACATGGGATTATCAAAATTAGCATTTGAAGCGACCAAAGGATTTGGTAATATCCATCCTGGAGAAGATCCTGATTTGTCTATTAGACTATGGGACTTAGGATTTAAAACAACTTTATTTCCGGAAGCTTATGTGTACCATAAAAGACGTATATCTTGGAGTAAATTTTATAAACAAGTTAATAAATTTGGTTCCGTAAGACCTATTTTAAATAAGTGGCATCCACAAACTAAAAAAATCACCTATTGGTTTCCAACAATGTTTTTTATTGGAGTTATTATAGCTTTGTTTTTAACACTGTTTAATCTATTTTTACCATTATACTTAGTGTTATTTTATTATTGTCTAATCTTTATTGTAGCAGTATTAAAAACTAAAAATATTATTATTGCTTTTCAGGCTTTATTAGCAGTATCCATTCAGTTTTTTGGATATGGTTACGGATTTTTAAAGTCAACAATATTATTACATTTTAAGTCAGAAAAACCCGAAGTAATTTTTCCTCATTTATTTTTTAAAAATTAA
- a CDS encoding T9SS type A sorting domain-containing protein, whose protein sequence is MMKKITLLLCVALISCFSAMAQHTFPVITGPTSVTEGSPVTLNINDAANSAAVPSGNYATFSISIDWVSTDNAWASECDLDLTTAAGTVNFNSPSTGSANSGVATTITFDGSFTADYDPDADGTFDIVLDQTYSGSAADWSNITVTIVPALTCTSPVATAVVGTTDCAAGTYMIDVDVTSLGDATSVTITNDAGVSSTPATATGMVSVGPFTPGTDVNITIEHDQDSLCNLELATLSYACPPSNDECTGAIPLTVNADLDCMNVTSGTIAAATASGIATACGGTEDDDVWYSFMATSTTHVIALQNITGGTTDLYHAVYDATSGCEALGTALTCSDPNTSSTSGLTVGTTYFVQVYSWTGTAGQTSNFDICIGTPPPPPANDTCEGAIELTLSSDDSCDNSVSGTTNSALPSASGTCSSTNKDVWYTFTPTEDNNYVFSATETFDSGFSTTYLSLYSGDCETTTQVGTTCFTTAAQTFTLTSGTTYFVNVRSTSGTAYVDFDLCVFLAPPPPVNDACENAITINAGDSISGDTSYSTNVENLTVCSGGTVGTTCDPGGDSSPNAGTLVFGTGVWYVYNSPGNESISIEDSADAFDSEIQVWSGACGSLVCVAGDDDSSTAGSGGFVCFDSEATATTYYIYIDGNAATGVGAYTLNLNTTPLPPANDECTAAEALTLGVEITGDNTGATDSGVTADCFTGAVADLWYSFVAPPSGEVTVTTTAAQYGVYTDCAGTAVGACNTSVVGGLTDGTTYYVRVSDDGTARAQAPGSFTLLLSESSLSTVEFNTEALFSYYPNPVNDNLTLKAQKEISNVSVYNMLGQEVYRNAPNSVDNLVNMSDLQSGAYFVKVTIGDVTETIKVIKK, encoded by the coding sequence ATGATGAAAAAAATTACTTTATTATTGTGTGTTGCTCTTATTAGCTGTTTTTCGGCTATGGCTCAACATACCTTCCCTGTAATTACAGGACCTACAAGTGTAACTGAGGGTTCACCTGTGACTTTAAATATTAACGATGCTGCTAATAGTGCTGCTGTTCCATCTGGAAATTATGCTACTTTTAGTATTTCTATTGATTGGGTAAGCACAGATAATGCTTGGGCTTCTGAGTGTGATTTGGATTTAACAACAGCAGCTGGAACTGTAAACTTTAATTCACCATCTACTGGTAGTGCGAATAGTGGTGTTGCAACAACAATTACATTTGATGGAAGCTTTACTGCAGATTACGATCCAGATGCGGATGGAACTTTTGATATTGTTTTAGATCAAACTTATTCAGGTTCAGCTGCAGATTGGTCAAATATAACGGTAACTATTGTTCCAGCTTTAACCTGTACTTCACCTGTAGCTACTGCTGTGGTAGGAACCACAGATTGCGCAGCAGGAACATACATGATTGATGTAGATGTTACTAGTTTAGGTGATGCGACATCTGTAACTATTACTAATGATGCAGGAGTTTCAAGTACACCAGCAACAGCAACAGGAATGGTTAGTGTGGGACCTTTCACACCAGGAACCGATGTAAACATTACTATTGAGCATGATCAAGATAGCTTATGTAACTTAGAGTTAGCTACTTTATCATACGCTTGTCCACCATCTAATGATGAGTGTACTGGTGCAATACCATTGACTGTAAACGCAGACTTAGATTGTATGAATGTAACTTCTGGGACTATAGCAGCAGCTACAGCTTCTGGAATAGCAACAGCTTGTGGAGGAACAGAAGATGATGATGTTTGGTATAGTTTTATGGCTACATCTACCACTCACGTAATCGCTTTACAGAATATTACAGGAGGAACAACGGATTTATATCACGCAGTTTATGATGCAACTTCTGGTTGTGAAGCTTTAGGAACAGCTTTAACTTGTTCGGACCCTAATACTAGTTCAACGTCAGGTTTGACTGTTGGAACTACTTACTTTGTACAAGTTTATTCTTGGACAGGTACTGCAGGACAAACTTCTAATTTTGATATTTGTATAGGAACACCACCACCACCACCAGCAAATGATACTTGTGAAGGTGCTATTGAGTTGACTTTATCGTCAGATGATTCATGTGATAATAGTGTTTCTGGGACAACTAACAGTGCTTTACCATCTGCTTCAGGAACTTGTTCTTCAACTAATAAAGATGTATGGTACACTTTTACACCAACTGAGGATAATAACTACGTATTTAGTGCTACTGAAACTTTTGATTCAGGATTTTCAACAACTTATCTTTCATTATATTCTGGAGACTGTGAGACTACTACTCAAGTAGGTACAACTTGTTTTACTACTGCAGCCCAAACTTTTACTTTAACTAGTGGTACAACTTATTTTGTGAATGTAAGAAGTACTTCAGGTACTGCATATGTTGATTTTGATTTATGTGTTTTCCTTGCTCCACCACCACCAGTAAACGATGCTTGTGAGAATGCAATTACTATTAATGCTGGAGATTCAATCTCTGGTGATACTTCTTACTCTACTAATGTAGAGAATTTAACAGTATGTTCTGGTGGAACAGTAGGTACAACATGTGATCCAGGTGGAGATTCTTCACCTAACGCTGGAACACTTGTTTTTGGTACTGGAGTATGGTATGTTTACAATTCTCCTGGTAATGAATCTATTTCTATTGAGGATTCTGCTGATGCTTTTGATTCAGAGATTCAAGTATGGTCTGGAGCTTGTGGCTCATTAGTTTGTGTTGCAGGAGATGACGATAGTTCAACTGCAGGAAGTGGTGGTTTTGTTTGTTTTGATTCTGAAGCAACAGCTACGACTTATTATATTTACATAGATGGTAATGCTGCTACTGGAGTTGGTGCTTACACATTAAATTTAAATACTACACCTTTACCTCCTGCTAACGACGAATGTACAGCTGCTGAAGCATTAACACTAGGAGTTGAAATTACAGGAGATAATACAGGAGCAACAGATTCTGGTGTAACTGCAGATTGTTTTACAGGTGCAGTTGCTGATTTATGGTACTCATTTGTAGCACCTCCTTCGGGAGAAGTTACAGTGACTACAACTGCTGCTCAATATGGTGTTTATACAGATTGTGCTGGTACAGCAGTTGGTGCTTGTAATACATCAGTAGTTGGTGGATTAACAGATGGTACTACTTACTATGTAAGAGTTAGTGATGATGGTACTGCAAGAGCACAAGCTCCAGGATCGTTTACTTTATTACTTTCTGAGTCTTCTTTAAGCACAGTTGAGTTTAATACAGAGGCTTTATTCTCTTACTATCCAAACCCAGTTAATGACAACTTAACATTAAAAGCTCAAAAAGAGATTTCTAATGTATCAGTTTATAACATGTTAGGACAAGAAGTGTACAGAAACGCACCTAATAGTGTAGATAACCTAGTAAACATGTCTGACTTACAGTCAGGAGCATACTTTGTTAAAGTTACTATTGGAGATGTTACTGAAACAATAAAAGTTATTAAGAAATAA
- a CDS encoding enoyl-ACP reductase: MSYNLLKGKRGIIFGALDENSIAWKTAERVHEEGGTFVLTNAPVAMRMGQINVLAEKTGSQIIPADATSEEDLQNLVTQAMEILGGKIDFVLHSIGMSINVRKGKHYTDQNYAWTQKGTDVSAMSFHKTMQTLYKQDAMNEWGSIVALTYMAAQRVFPDYNDMADNKAYLESIARSFGYFFGRDKKVRVNTISQSPTPTTAGSGVKGFDGFIAYAEKMSPLGNATALDCANYTVSLFSDLTKRVTLQNLFHDGGFSNMGVSDAVMSAFVDGIDK, encoded by the coding sequence ATGTCATACAATTTATTAAAAGGAAAAAGAGGAATCATATTTGGAGCATTAGACGAAAACTCTATAGCATGGAAAACAGCAGAACGTGTCCATGAAGAAGGTGGTACTTTTGTACTTACAAATGCACCAGTTGCAATGCGTATGGGTCAAATTAATGTTTTAGCAGAAAAAACGGGCTCTCAAATAATTCCTGCAGATGCAACAAGCGAGGAAGATTTACAAAATCTTGTTACGCAAGCAATGGAAATCTTAGGAGGTAAAATAGACTTTGTATTACACTCTATTGGTATGTCAATTAATGTTAGAAAAGGAAAACATTATACAGATCAAAACTATGCTTGGACACAAAAAGGAACAGATGTTTCTGCAATGTCTTTTCATAAAACAATGCAAACGTTATACAAGCAAGATGCAATGAATGAATGGGGAAGTATCGTGGCTTTAACTTATATGGCAGCACAACGTGTTTTTCCTGATTATAATGACATGGCAGATAATAAAGCCTATTTAGAAAGTATTGCACGTAGTTTTGGTTACTTTTTTGGAAGAGATAAAAAAGTTAGAGTTAACACAATATCACAGTCGCCAACACCAACTACAGCAGGAAGCGGAGTAAAAGGATTTGATGGATTTATCGCTTACGCGGAAAAAATGTCGCCTTTAGGTAATGCTACAGCTTTAGATTGTGCAAACTACACAGTATCGTTATTTAGTGATTTAACTAAGCGTGTGACTTTACAAAACCTGTTTCATGATGGTGGTTTTAGTAACATGGGAGTTAGCGATGCAGTTATGAGCGCATTTGTAGATGGTATTGATAAATAG